TCATTGTGACTCCTCCCATTGGGGTAGTGTGTTGTCGTCACTCTCCCTGTATTCGGTATAGGCTAATGTGTTTGCTAACGCCGACGCCAATGCATTGGCCAATGATGACTGACTTGGTACTGGCTGACTTGGGGCCGCCTGAGCAAGCTGTGTGGCAATATCGCTTACCGCCATACCAACGTGACCGCAGGGGTTAATACGCTGAAAAACGCTGAGATCCATGTCGATATTGAGACTCAAGCCATGAAAGCTGCAGCCTCGACGAATCTTTAAGCCCAGTTGGGCTATTTTAGCACCGTTTTCCAGGTAAACACCGGGGGCATCGGGCCGGGGGTGCGCTGGAATAGTTAAATCTGCCAACACACTGACAATGCTTTGCTCAATGGCGGTAACCAAGTCCCGCACGCCAATACCCAAGCGGCGAAGATCAACCAATACATAGCCAAGCAATTGGCCTGGACCATGATAGGTGACCTGACCACCGCGATCTACCTGCACCACAGGAATATCACCAGGCATTAACACATGCTCGGCTTTACCTGCCTGGCCTTGAGTAAACACCGGATCGTGTTCTAAAAACCAGATTTCGTCCCGGCTGTCGGGGCCCCGACTATCTGTATAGCGCTGCATCGCCTGCCAAACAGGCATATATGCTTGCCGACCTAATTGCCGGCACCAGAGGATGTTTTGCGACATTACAGCACCATTTTTACGATGCCGGTCGCCTTGAGGTCAGTAAAGATGTCGTCCAACTGGGGCTTGCCAGTTGCGACGATAGTCACGGTGATAGCGACAAAACGCCCTTCTCGACTTTCTCGTTCGGTGATTAAACTTTCGTCAATATCGCCAGCGTGTTGACGCATTATTG
The DNA window shown above is from Spongiibacter sp. IMCC21906 and carries:
- the lipB gene encoding lipoyl(octanoyl) transferase LipB, translated to MSQNILWCRQLGRQAYMPVWQAMQRYTDSRGPDSRDEIWFLEHDPVFTQGQAGKAEHVLMPGDIPVVQVDRGGQVTYHGPGQLLGYVLVDLRRLGIGVRDLVTAIEQSIVSVLADLTIPAHPRPDAPGVYLENGAKIAQLGLKIRRGCSFHGLSLNIDMDLSVFQRINPCGHVGMAVSDIATQLAQAAPSQPVPSQSSLANALASALANTLAYTEYRESDDNTLPQWEESQ
- a CDS encoding YbeD family protein yields the protein MTEQKPPVIEFPCDYPIKVIGEAGAALREKTIAIMRQHAGDIDESLITERESREGRFVAITVTIVATGKPQLDDIFTDLKATGIVKMVL